The following coding sequences are from one Aeromicrobium duanguangcaii window:
- a CDS encoding RsmB/NOP family class I SAM-dependent RNA methyltransferase, with translation MSNAITDPREVAFDVMSAVRTREVYVNLLLPTLLGGLSDRDAALATELTHNTIRNQGTYDAIIDRVATGTVHPAVRDALRLGAHQLLAMRVPPHAAVDTTVNLVRRRIGHRPVGFTNAVLRKIGQKDLGMWLNEVTAGLSRLDALAVRYSHPKWVVEALEKAVGADELEDLLEADNLPPYVTLVARPGLVDPRSLPGETGRLSPYARVMTGGGDPGAVPAVRDGRAGVQDEGSQMVAITTAEAPLEGYDTHWLDLAAGPGGKAALLGALAAQRGATLVANEMQPHRADLVRQSVKALNNVEVTVFDGREGPWEEESFDRVLLDAPCTGLGALRRRPEARWRRKPEDIPELVTLQRELLGRAVDLVRPGGVVGYATCSPLLAETREVVDAVLTDRPDLKLESEHHWWPHTDGTDAMYLAIVRRS, from the coding sequence ATGAGCAACGCCATCACCGATCCCCGCGAGGTCGCGTTCGACGTCATGTCCGCCGTCCGCACGCGTGAGGTGTACGTCAATCTGCTGCTGCCGACGCTGCTCGGTGGACTGTCCGATCGCGACGCCGCGCTGGCGACCGAGCTGACCCACAACACGATTCGCAACCAGGGCACGTACGACGCGATCATCGACCGCGTCGCGACCGGCACGGTCCACCCGGCGGTCCGTGACGCGCTGCGGCTCGGCGCCCACCAGCTGCTCGCGATGCGCGTGCCCCCGCACGCGGCCGTCGACACGACCGTGAACCTCGTGCGTCGCCGGATCGGGCACCGCCCGGTCGGCTTCACCAACGCGGTGCTGCGCAAGATCGGCCAGAAGGACCTCGGGATGTGGTTGAACGAGGTCACCGCCGGTCTGAGCCGCCTCGACGCGCTCGCCGTGCGGTACTCGCACCCGAAGTGGGTCGTCGAGGCACTCGAGAAGGCCGTCGGCGCCGACGAGCTCGAGGACCTGCTCGAGGCCGACAACCTGCCGCCGTACGTCACGCTCGTCGCCCGCCCGGGCCTCGTCGACCCGCGATCGCTGCCCGGCGAGACCGGCCGGCTCAGCCCGTACGCCCGGGTGATGACCGGCGGCGGCGATCCCGGCGCCGTGCCGGCCGTGCGCGACGGCCGCGCCGGCGTGCAGGACGAGGGGTCGCAGATGGTCGCGATCACCACCGCCGAGGCACCCCTCGAGGGGTACGACACCCACTGGCTCGACCTCGCCGCCGGTCCCGGTGGCAAGGCCGCCCTGCTCGGCGCCCTCGCGGCCCAACGCGGCGCCACCCTCGTCGCCAACGAGATGCAGCCGCACCGGGCCGACCTGGTGCGCCAGTCGGTCAAGGCGCTGAACAACGTCGAGGTCACCGTCTTCGACGGCCGTGAGGGCCCGTGGGAGGAGGAGTCCTTCGACCGCGTGCTGCTCGACGCGCCCTGCACCGGGCTCGGCGCGCTCCGCCGGCGTCCGGAGGCCCGCTGGCGTCGCAAGCCCGAGGACATCCCCGAGCTCGTGACGCTGCAGCGCGAGCTGCTGGGCCGCGCCGTCGACCTCGTCCGCCCGGGTGGCGTCGTCGGCTACGCGACGTGCTCGCCGCTGCTGGCCGAGACCCGCGAGGTCGTGGACGCGGTCCTCACGGACCGTCCCGACCTGAAGCTCGAGTCCGAGCACCACTGGTGGCCGCACACCGACGGCACCGACGCGATGTACCTCGCCATCGTCCGACGCTCCTGA
- a CDS encoding riboflavin synthase, producing MFTGLVEEKGTVVSLDDLGDSVRITIRGPVVTSDAAHGDSIAVNGCCLTVVDPTDDTFSADVMRESLDRTSLGDLTEGAEVNLERAMQAGARMGGHIVQGHVDGTATLLARTPSEHWEVVRFSLPSELARYVVDKGSITVDGTSLTVVEAGDDWFSVSLIPTTLADTVLGTRQPGDRVNLEVDVIAKYVERLLEKGAHA from the coding sequence ATGTTCACCGGACTGGTGGAGGAGAAGGGCACGGTCGTGTCCCTGGACGACCTCGGCGACTCCGTGCGGATCACGATCCGCGGACCTGTCGTCACGTCGGACGCCGCGCACGGCGACTCGATCGCCGTCAACGGCTGCTGCCTGACGGTCGTCGACCCCACCGACGACACGTTCAGCGCCGACGTCATGCGCGAGTCGCTCGACCGCACCAGCCTGGGTGACCTGACAGAGGGCGCCGAGGTGAACCTCGAGCGCGCGATGCAGGCCGGCGCTCGCATGGGCGGTCACATCGTCCAGGGCCACGTCGACGGCACCGCCACGCTGCTCGCCCGCACCCCCAGCGAGCACTGGGAGGTTGTCCGCTTCAGCCTGCCGTCCGAGCTGGCCCGCTATGTCGTCGACAAGGGATCGATCACCGTCGACGGCACGTCGCTGACGGTCGTCGAGGCCGGCGACGACTGGTTCAGCGTCTCGCTGATCCCCACCACCTTGGCCGACACCGTGCTCGGCACCCGTCAACCCGGCGACCGCGTCAACCTCGAGGTGGACGTCATCGCCAAGTACGTCGAGCGGCTGCTCGAGAAGGGAGCTCACGCATGA
- the rpe gene encoding ribulose-phosphate 3-epimerase — translation MRITPSLLNADFANLAGEAARIPSADYLHMDVMDNHFVPNLTLGAPVIEALAKAAPQPIDAHLMIEEPDRWAPQFVEAGASSVTFHVEAAKAPVRLAREIRAQGARASMALKPATPIEPYEDLLPELDMVLIMTVEPGFGGQKFLDLCLPKIRRTRALLDKVGGDIWLQVDGGVSLETIERCAEAGADTFVAGSAVYGADDPGAMVERLRETAAGACH, via the coding sequence ATGCGCATCACGCCGAGCCTGCTGAACGCCGACTTCGCGAACCTGGCGGGGGAGGCGGCCCGGATTCCCAGTGCCGACTACCTGCACATGGACGTGATGGACAACCACTTCGTGCCGAACCTGACGCTCGGCGCGCCGGTGATCGAGGCGCTCGCGAAGGCGGCGCCGCAGCCGATCGACGCGCATCTGATGATCGAGGAGCCCGACCGCTGGGCGCCGCAGTTCGTCGAGGCGGGAGCGTCCAGCGTGACGTTCCACGTCGAGGCCGCGAAGGCCCCGGTCCGGCTGGCCCGTGAGATCCGCGCCCAGGGGGCTCGCGCCTCGATGGCGCTCAAGCCCGCGACGCCGATCGAGCCCTACGAGGACCTGCTGCCCGAGCTCGACATGGTGCTGATCATGACCGTCGAGCCCGGTTTCGGCGGCCAGAAGTTCCTCGACCTGTGCCTGCCCAAGATCCGCCGCACGCGCGCGCTGCTCGACAAGGTCGGCGGTGACATCTGGCTGCAGGTCGACGGGGGAGTGTCGCTGGAGACGATCGAGCGCTGCGCCGAGGCCGGCGCGGACACGTTCGTGGCGGGCTCCGCGGTCTACGGCGCGGACGACCCGGGCGCCATGGTCGAGCGTCTGCGTGAGACGGCCGCCGGCGCCTGCCACTGA
- the ribD gene encoding bifunctional diaminohydroxyphosphoribosylaminopyrimidine deaminase/5-amino-6-(5-phosphoribosylamino)uracil reductase RibD: MRRAIDAARTAGRTLPNPPVGCVLLAPDGTEIAVGHHRGAGTDHAEVDALKQAGDRARGATAVVTLEPCDHTGRTGPCTRALLEAGVARVVHGSSDPAEGAGGAKALIDAGVDVESGVLAEETDELIRFWAFRHVNGRPFVTWKYAATLDGLSAAPDGTSQWITSQTARRDVQQFRAECDAIMAGTNSVLTDDPRLTVRDDDDRPLPYDRQPLRVVVGESKIPQYYRVLDRVAPTRLIQSRDPHEVLGVLNDEGIHHVWLEGGPRLAGAFWGAGLIDRVIGYLAPAMLGSGRAALEGEATTLADIRPIDITDLTMVGPDIRIIGTPGRAPREDMD; this comes from the coding sequence ATGCGTCGAGCGATCGACGCCGCACGCACGGCGGGCCGCACGCTGCCCAATCCGCCGGTCGGGTGCGTTCTCCTCGCGCCTGACGGCACCGAGATCGCCGTCGGCCACCACCGCGGCGCCGGCACCGATCACGCCGAGGTCGACGCCCTCAAGCAGGCCGGTGACCGAGCCCGGGGCGCCACCGCCGTCGTGACCCTCGAGCCCTGCGACCACACTGGCCGGACCGGACCCTGCACCCGCGCGCTGCTCGAGGCGGGCGTCGCGCGCGTCGTCCACGGCTCCAGCGATCCCGCCGAGGGCGCCGGCGGAGCGAAGGCGCTCATCGACGCCGGCGTCGACGTCGAGAGCGGCGTCCTGGCCGAGGAGACCGACGAGCTGATCCGGTTCTGGGCGTTCCGCCACGTCAACGGCCGCCCGTTCGTGACCTGGAAGTACGCCGCCACGCTCGACGGGCTCAGCGCGGCGCCGGACGGCACGAGCCAGTGGATCACCAGCCAGACCGCGCGCCGCGACGTGCAGCAGTTCCGGGCCGAGTGCGACGCCATCATGGCGGGCACGAACTCGGTGCTCACCGACGATCCGCGCCTGACGGTGCGCGACGACGACGACCGGCCCCTCCCGTACGACCGCCAGCCGCTGCGGGTCGTGGTGGGGGAGTCGAAGATCCCGCAGTACTACCGCGTGCTCGACCGCGTGGCTCCCACGCGCCTGATCCAGTCGCGCGACCCGCACGAGGTGCTGGGCGTGCTGAACGACGAGGGCATCCACCACGTGTGGCTCGAGGGCGGACCCCGCCTGGCGGGCGCCTTCTGGGGAGCAGGGCTGATCGACCGCGTCATCGGCTACCTGGCGCCGGCGATGCTCGGCTCCGGCCGCGCCGCGCTGGAGGGCGAGGCCACCACGCTGGCCGACATCCGCCCCATCGACATCACCGACCTGACCATGGTCGGCCCCGACATCCGCATCATCGGCACGCCCGGCCGGGCGCCCAGAGAGGACATGGACTGA
- the fmt gene encoding methionyl-tRNA formyltransferase, with protein sequence MKIVFAGTPATAVPTLEALVASRHEVAAVITRPDARVGRGRSLQPSPVAVAAEAHGIEVLKPSSTSDPEFLEALAATGARVGVIVAYGALLRRDVLDALEFGWINLHYSVLPSWRGAAPVQRSIMAGDEVTGATVFSLVEALDAGPVLGTITERIREDDTTGTLLDRLSDQGARLVVDVVDHIEDGDIGAVSQPEDGVSYAHKLTTEDARIDWRRPAFAIDRQVRGCTPAPGAWTEVGGARLKVGPLTIAEESTLEPGVVSIAKREVRVGTATTDVVLGEVQPHGKKAMAAADWGRGLGGATEVVFA encoded by the coding sequence GTGAAGATCGTGTTCGCCGGCACCCCGGCCACCGCTGTACCGACCCTCGAGGCGCTCGTCGCCAGCCGCCACGAGGTCGCCGCCGTCATCACCCGTCCCGACGCCCGCGTCGGCCGGGGGCGGTCGCTGCAGCCGTCGCCGGTCGCGGTCGCCGCCGAGGCCCACGGCATCGAGGTCCTCAAGCCGAGCTCGACGTCCGACCCGGAGTTCCTCGAGGCGCTCGCCGCCACGGGCGCCCGCGTCGGCGTGATCGTCGCCTACGGGGCCCTGCTGCGCCGCGACGTCCTCGACGCGCTGGAGTTCGGCTGGATCAACCTGCACTACTCGGTGCTGCCGTCCTGGCGTGGTGCGGCGCCCGTCCAGCGCTCGATCATGGCCGGCGACGAGGTCACCGGCGCCACCGTGTTCAGCCTCGTCGAGGCGCTCGACGCCGGCCCGGTGCTGGGCACGATCACCGAGCGGATCCGCGAGGACGACACGACCGGCACGCTGCTGGACCGACTCTCCGACCAGGGCGCCCGCCTCGTCGTCGACGTGGTCGACCACATCGAGGACGGCGACATCGGCGCCGTCAGCCAGCCCGAGGACGGCGTCTCGTACGCCCACAAGCTCACCACCGAGGACGCCCGCATCGACTGGCGTCGTCCGGCCTTCGCCATCGACCGGCAGGTGCGCGGGTGCACTCCGGCACCCGGCGCCTGGACCGAGGTGGGCGGGGCCCGGCTCAAGGTCGGCCCGCTCACCATCGCCGAGGAGTCGACTCTCGAGCCCGGCGTCGTCTCGATCGCGAAGCGCGAGGTCCGGGTCGGCACCGCCACCACGGACGTCGTCCTGGGTGAGGTGCAGCCGCACGGCAAGAAGGCCATGGCCGCCGCCGACTGGGGCCGAGGTCTCGGCGGCGCCACGGAGGTGGTGTTCGCATGA